From the genome of Nicotiana sylvestris chromosome 2, ASM39365v2, whole genome shotgun sequence, one region includes:
- the LOC104237583 gene encoding ribonucleoside-diphosphate reductase small chain — MPLIPEEPLLASSPDRFCMFPIQYPQIWEMYKKALASFWTAEEVDLSSDTRHWETLTPGERHFITHVLAFFAASDGIVLENLAGRFMKEVQVAEARAFYGFQIAIENIHSEMYSLLLESYIKDSDEKSRLFRAVETIPCVEKKAKWALRWIDGSETFAERLVAFACVEGIFFSGSFCAIFWLKKRGLMPGLTFSNELISRDEGLHCDFACLLYSLLRTKLTEERVKGIVADAVEIEREFVCDALPCALVGMNGDLMSKYIEFVADRLLDALGYDKLYNAQNPFDWMELISLQGKTNFFEKRVGEYQKASVMSSLNGNGDTHEFKLDEDF, encoded by the coding sequence atgccTCTAATTCCAGAAGAGCCTTTGCTGGCCTCAAGCCCAGATCGGTTCTGTATGTTCCCAATTCAATACCCACAAATTTGGGAAATGTACAAAAAAGCCTTAGCCTCTTTCTGGACTGCTGAAGAAGTCGATTTATCTTCCGATACCCGTCACTGGGAAACCCTAACCCCCGGTGAAAGGCATTTCATCACTCACGTCCTTGCCTTTTTCGCCGCCTCAGACGGCATCGTTTTAGAAAACCTAGCCGGAAGGTTCATGAAAGAAGTCCAAGTTGCCGAGGCGCGTGCTTTCTACGGCTTCCAAATCGCGATTGAAAACATCCACTCCGAGATGTACAGTCTGCTTCTAGAGTCGTACATCAAGGACTCTGACGAAAAAAGCAGATTATTCCGCGCAGTTGAGACTATCCCCTGTGTTGAGAAGAAGGCGAAGTGGGCCCTACGTTGGATCGATGGTTCCGAAACATTTGCGGAGCGTTTGGTTGCCTTTGCTTGTGTGGAAGGTATTTTTTTCTCTGGAAGCTTCTGTGCTATATTCTGGTTAAAAAAGCGGGGGTTAATGCCTGGATTAACTTTCTCGAACGAGTTAATTTCAAGGGACGAAGGTTTGCACTGTGATTTCGCTTGTTTGCTTTATAGTTTGTTAAGGACGAAGCTTACTGAGGAACGAGTTAAGGGAATTGTTGCAGATGCTGTGGAGATAGAAAGGGAGTTTGTGTGTGATGCGCTGCCTTGTGCGCTGGTGGGAATGAATGGAGATTTGATGAGCAAATACATTGAATTCGTGGCTGATAGATTGTTGGATGCTTTGGGTTATGATAAGCTGTACAATGCTCAGAATCCGTTTGATTGGATGGAGCTGATTAGTTTACAAGGGAAGACTAATTTCTTTGAGAAGAGAGTTGGGGAGTATCAGAAGGCTTCTGTTATGTCCAGTTTGAATGGAAATGGTGATACTCATGAGTTCAAGCTGGATGAAGACTTCTAA